One stretch of Serinicoccus hydrothermalis DNA includes these proteins:
- a CDS encoding GNAT family N-acetyltransferase, with amino-acid sequence MPTEFTFTDLTTDDLARIRDLTETVWFSVTPGKSLEELDDEVDLRHARGLVRAGGALPGEVEEGEATPLMAFYSAFDMGLTVPAAAGALTRVPMDGLTFVSVHPDARRRGVLRAMMTDHLHRVHDRGESALAGLHASETGIYGRFGYGCASVEAKLTLGRGTELRAPAALAAQADEVATHVVTLDSEAALAVLHEAHLACAATALGTVTRPEALAQRWFAFRDHPKARGSAEPRRLLLARRDGQVTGYAVFRRESKWDDGSPAGEVGVAELGATDDAGLLALARRLVDLDLTAKTTFWSRPVDDPVAWWTGSPRGAGAQLYDALWVRLVDVPRALSERGYAEGAPLETVLEVTDEVCPWNAGRWRLQIDAEGRAEVARTDAEPDVVTPVGAMGAAYLGGRTLLAQVPTLGVTERTPGAVRALSRAMRADREPVPAIGF; translated from the coding sequence GTCACGCCCGGCAAGTCGCTCGAGGAGCTGGACGACGAGGTCGACCTGCGGCACGCGCGCGGCCTGGTCCGGGCCGGCGGCGCGCTCCCGGGCGAGGTGGAGGAGGGTGAGGCCACGCCGCTCATGGCCTTCTACAGCGCCTTCGACATGGGTCTCACCGTGCCCGCCGCGGCCGGCGCCCTGACCCGGGTGCCGATGGACGGCCTGACCTTCGTCAGCGTCCACCCGGACGCCCGGCGCCGCGGCGTCCTGCGGGCGATGATGACCGACCACCTGCACCGGGTCCACGATCGGGGCGAGAGTGCCCTGGCCGGGCTGCACGCCTCGGAGACCGGGATCTACGGGCGCTTCGGCTACGGCTGCGCCTCGGTCGAGGCCAAGCTCACGCTGGGCCGCGGCACCGAGCTGAGGGCGCCCGCCGCGCTCGCGGCGCAGGCCGACGAGGTGGCGACGCACGTGGTGACCCTGGACTCCGAGGCCGCCCTCGCGGTGCTCCACGAGGCACACCTGGCGTGCGCCGCGACGGCGCTCGGCACGGTCACCCGACCGGAGGCCCTCGCCCAGCGCTGGTTCGCCTTCCGCGACCACCCGAAGGCCCGCGGCAGCGCCGAACCGCGGCGGCTGCTGCTCGCCCGGCGCGACGGGCAGGTCACCGGGTATGCCGTCTTCCGGCGCGAGAGCAAGTGGGACGACGGCTCACCGGCCGGCGAGGTCGGCGTGGCCGAGCTGGGCGCCACCGACGACGCCGGCCTGCTGGCGCTGGCTCGGCGCTTGGTGGACCTCGACCTCACCGCGAAGACCACGTTCTGGTCGCGCCCCGTCGACGACCCGGTCGCGTGGTGGACGGGCAGCCCCCGCGGTGCGGGGGCGCAGCTCTACGACGCCCTCTGGGTCCGGCTCGTCGACGTGCCCCGCGCACTGTCCGAGCGCGGCTACGCCGAGGGTGCGCCGCTGGAGACGGTGCTCGAGGTCACCGACGAGGTATGCCCGTGGAACGCCGGGCGCTGGCGGCTCCAGATCGACGCGGAGGGCCGGGCCGAGGTCGCCCGCACCGACGCGGAGCCGGACGTGGTGACGCCGGTGGGGGCGATGGGCGCGGCATACCTCGGCGGGCGGACGCTGCTCGCCCAGGTGCCCACCCTCGGGGTGACCGAACGCACGCCCGGCGCGGTTCGGGCGCTGTCGCGGGCGATGCGGGCCGACCGCGAGCCGGTGCCGGCGATCGGGTTCTGA
- a CDS encoding gluconokinase, which yields MASNFDIERKDAVPPLVLAIDVGSTATRGMIYDAHGRPVGKRAKVAHSFTIAADGTSEIDPAQVLEEVRGIVGDLLGTLKDEQVAGVALDTFASSLVVVDGDGAALTPCFTYADGRCAAQVTELREELSEENLQQRTGTRVHSSYWPARLRWLAAERPEVMEQAATFLSLGDYLMLHLTGTLATGTSTASWTGLVDRHTAQWYAELVEISGISLDQLPPIHHLDQPVEVAEEHAARIAQEWPALSEAQWHAPITDGLAANVGLGAHDETAIGASCATSGAVRVLVREMPETLPPGLWCYRVSHDRSLIGGALNDVGRALAWADVTLAVDDVGPEALAEALRAEPHETTPLVLPFFTGERSTGWASDARAVVVGVTAASAPAEVYRGVAEGIALSYARIAKQLREVAPQPEKLYAGGGVATNRPELMQIMADAMRTPVTPVKLKRTTLHGTALLALESLAPDVRRAKPERGETLSPDYARRPYYSERFGRFELVYEALFD from the coding sequence ATGGCCTCGAACTTCGACATCGAGCGCAAGGACGCCGTGCCGCCCCTGGTCCTCGCGATCGACGTGGGATCCACCGCGACCCGGGGGATGATCTACGACGCGCACGGCCGCCCGGTCGGCAAACGGGCCAAGGTGGCGCACTCCTTCACCATCGCCGCCGACGGCACCTCCGAGATCGACCCCGCCCAGGTCCTGGAGGAGGTCCGCGGCATCGTCGGGGACCTGCTCGGCACGCTCAAGGACGAGCAGGTCGCCGGGGTCGCGCTCGACACCTTCGCCTCCTCCCTCGTCGTCGTGGACGGCGACGGCGCGGCGCTGACCCCCTGCTTCACGTATGCCGACGGCCGGTGCGCGGCGCAGGTCACCGAGCTGCGCGAGGAGCTCTCCGAGGAGAACCTGCAGCAGCGCACCGGGACGCGGGTGCACTCGAGCTACTGGCCGGCGCGGCTGCGCTGGCTGGCGGCGGAGCGGCCGGAGGTCATGGAGCAGGCGGCCACCTTCCTCTCCCTCGGCGACTACCTCATGCTCCACCTCACCGGGACGCTGGCAACCGGCACCTCGACGGCGTCGTGGACCGGCCTCGTGGACCGGCATACCGCGCAGTGGTATGCCGAGCTCGTCGAGATCAGCGGCATCTCCCTCGACCAGCTCCCCCCGATCCACCACCTGGACCAGCCGGTCGAGGTCGCCGAGGAGCACGCGGCGCGGATCGCGCAGGAGTGGCCGGCGCTGTCCGAGGCGCAGTGGCACGCCCCGATCACGGACGGCCTGGCCGCCAACGTCGGCCTGGGGGCGCACGACGAGACCGCGATCGGGGCCTCCTGCGCCACCTCCGGCGCCGTGCGCGTCCTCGTGCGGGAGATGCCCGAGACGCTGCCGCCCGGGCTGTGGTGCTACCGCGTCTCGCACGACCGGTCGCTCATCGGCGGCGCCCTCAACGACGTGGGGCGGGCCCTCGCCTGGGCCGACGTCACGCTGGCGGTCGACGACGTCGGCCCCGAGGCGCTGGCCGAGGCGCTGCGGGCCGAGCCGCACGAGACCACCCCGCTGGTCCTGCCCTTCTTCACCGGCGAGCGCAGCACCGGGTGGGCCTCCGACGCCCGGGCGGTGGTCGTGGGCGTCACCGCGGCCTCGGCGCCGGCCGAGGTCTATCGCGGCGTGGCCGAGGGGATCGCCCTGTCCTACGCCCGCATCGCCAAGCAGCTGCGCGAGGTGGCCCCGCAGCCGGAGAAGCTCTACGCCGGCGGGGGCGTGGCCACGAACCGGCCCGAGCTCATGCAGATCATGGCCGACGCGATGCGGACGCCGGTCACGCCGGTGAAGCTCAAGCGCACCACCCTGCACGGCACCGCGCTGCTCGCGCTGGAGAGCCTCGCCCCGGACGTGCGGCGGGCCAAGCCGGAGCGGGGCGAGACTTTGTCCCCCGACTACGCCCGACGGCCCTACTACAGCGAGCGCTTCGGCCGGTTCGAGCTCGTCTACGAGGCGCTCTTTGACTGA
- the menD gene encoding 2-succinyl-5-enolpyruvyl-6-hydroxy-3-cyclohexene-1-carboxylic-acid synthase, translated as MIRGIGGSEHAPWDHRGVHPSTALATVLVDELVRGGVREAVLAPGSRSAPLAYALAEADREGRLRLHVRVDERSAGFLALGLARGSGLPVPVVTTSGTAVANLHPAVLEAHHSGIPLVVLSADRPAELRGTGANQTTVQPGIFAGALAWETDLPAPDTVTEAAGAHWRSTVCRALAASLGRCGDGGPVHVNVALRDPLVPDLGSTEAAPPGRSGGRPWTVVEAPTVTDGEPVEGGERTVVLLGDLPDPEQTRAALRWAREAGWPVLAEPFGVLAGGPGVVPHGVLVAGRVARGGLEELRPDRVLTVGRLTLFRELGALGRLPGVVVEQVSARATWTDPGHVVSRVHGTGTLASPPEPHAGAQDWVRAWVGAGEALAPSVTSAIAEGPVTGPGVARVVVGSLGADDLLVLGSSNPPRDVALALDGGQEPVRVVANRGLAGIDGTVSTAVGAALATGARTTALLGDLTFLHDTGGLVIGPGEPRPDLTLVVVNDDGGGIFSTLEYGEPARSDTPERAAATERVFGTPHGTDLAALCAAHHVPHHLAGSLEELRAVLAEPATGIRVVEVPVDRAGHRRLRDALR; from the coding sequence GTGATCCGAGGCATCGGCGGCAGCGAGCACGCCCCGTGGGACCATCGGGGCGTGCACCCCTCGACCGCGCTGGCCACCGTCCTCGTCGACGAGCTGGTCCGTGGCGGGGTGCGCGAGGCCGTGCTCGCGCCCGGCTCGCGGTCCGCGCCGCTGGCCTACGCGCTGGCCGAGGCCGACCGCGAGGGGCGGCTGCGGCTGCACGTCCGCGTCGACGAGCGCTCGGCCGGCTTCCTGGCCCTCGGGCTCGCGCGGGGGAGCGGGCTGCCGGTGCCGGTGGTGACCACCTCGGGCACCGCCGTGGCGAACCTCCACCCTGCCGTGCTCGAGGCGCACCACAGCGGCATACCCCTCGTCGTGCTCTCCGCCGACCGGCCCGCCGAGCTGCGCGGGACCGGCGCCAACCAGACGACGGTGCAGCCGGGGATCTTCGCGGGCGCGCTCGCGTGGGAGACCGACCTGCCCGCGCCCGACACGGTGACCGAGGCGGCGGGGGCGCACTGGCGGAGCACGGTATGCCGGGCGCTCGCCGCATCTCTCGGGCGCTGCGGAGACGGGGGACCGGTCCACGTCAACGTCGCCCTGCGCGACCCGCTGGTGCCGGACCTGGGCAGCACCGAGGCGGCGCCGCCGGGGCGGTCCGGGGGCCGGCCGTGGACGGTGGTCGAGGCGCCGACCGTGACGGACGGCGAGCCGGTCGAGGGCGGGGAGCGGACCGTGGTCCTCCTGGGCGACCTGCCCGACCCGGAGCAGACGAGGGCCGCGCTGCGGTGGGCGAGGGAGGCGGGGTGGCCGGTGCTCGCCGAGCCCTTCGGGGTGCTGGCGGGCGGTCCGGGCGTGGTGCCGCACGGCGTGCTCGTCGCCGGCCGGGTGGCGCGCGGCGGGCTCGAGGAGCTGCGGCCCGACCGGGTGCTCACCGTGGGTCGGCTGACCCTCTTCCGCGAGCTCGGCGCCCTGGGGCGGCTGCCCGGGGTGGTGGTCGAGCAGGTGTCGGCGCGCGCGACGTGGACCGACCCGGGGCACGTCGTGAGCCGGGTGCACGGGACGGGCACGCTCGCCTCGCCGCCGGAGCCCCACGCGGGAGCGCAGGACTGGGTGCGCGCCTGGGTCGGGGCCGGGGAGGCGCTCGCCCCCTCGGTGACGTCGGCGATCGCGGAGGGGCCGGTGACCGGCCCGGGTGTCGCGCGCGTCGTCGTGGGCTCGCTCGGGGCCGACGACCTGCTGGTCCTGGGGTCCTCCAACCCGCCGCGCGACGTCGCGCTCGCGCTCGACGGCGGTCAGGAGCCGGTCCGGGTGGTCGCCAACCGCGGGCTGGCGGGCATCGACGGGACCGTCTCGACCGCGGTCGGGGCGGCCCTCGCGACCGGCGCGCGGACGACGGCCCTGCTGGGCGACCTCACCTTCCTGCACGACACGGGCGGGCTGGTCATCGGCCCGGGCGAGCCCCGCCCGGACCTCACCCTCGTGGTCGTCAACGACGACGGCGGCGGCATCTTCTCGACGCTGGAGTACGGCGAGCCGGCGCGCAGCGACACCCCGGAACGGGCCGCGGCCACCGAGCGGGTCTTCGGGACCCCGCACGGCACCGACCTCGCAGCCCTGTGCGCCGCGCACCACGTCCCCCACCACCTCGCCGGCTCGCTGGAGGAGCTGCGCGCGGTCCTCGCCGAGCCGGCGACGGGCATACGCGTGGTCGAGGTGCCCGTCGACCGGGCCGGTCACCGGCGGCTGCGGGACGCGCTGCGCTGA